One Chromobacterium paludis genomic window carries:
- a CDS encoding pilus assembly protein PilP has product MMKILPLLLPILLLSGCGSAGDDDLRAWMAASSQGLRGQIEPLPQVQAYKPFTYQAYDLLDPFNPQKLQAGRSHNSANAPDLKRPREALENYDLDKLAMVGTLKRAGQTFALIRTPEGAIYRVQAGNYVGTNYGKIVSIDEGEVKLAETVEDLNGEWVQRDSSLYLAEQGQNK; this is encoded by the coding sequence ATGATGAAGATTCTGCCTCTCCTCCTCCCCATCCTGCTGCTAAGCGGCTGCGGCAGCGCCGGCGACGATGACCTGCGCGCCTGGATGGCCGCCAGCAGCCAGGGACTGCGCGGCCAGATCGAACCCCTGCCCCAGGTGCAGGCCTACAAGCCTTTCACTTATCAGGCCTACGATCTGCTGGATCCGTTCAACCCGCAGAAGCTGCAGGCGGGACGAAGCCATAACTCGGCCAACGCGCCGGACCTGAAGCGTCCGCGCGAGGCGCTGGAAAACTATGACCTGGATAAACTGGCCATGGTCGGCACGCTCAAGCGCGCCGGCCAGACCTTTGCCTTGATCCGCACGCCGGAGGGCGCGATCTACCGGGTGCAGGCCGGCAATTATGTCGGCACCAACTACGGAAAAATCGTTTCCATAGACGAAGGCGAAGTCAAACTGGCCGAAACCGTTGAAGATCTGAATGGAGAATGGGTGCAGCGCGACAGCAGCCTGTACCTGGCAGAACAAGGGCAGAACAAATGA
- the pilQ gene encoding type IV pilus secretin PilQ encodes MNKLSIALLGGLAMCFSAVHALAGPAITGIDTSKVDGNQQTVQITFDGPAVKPNSFSMSNPPRIALDFADTGVKLAKPSINVDSPLLKSAIAIEAAGRSRLVLNLARLAAYRSQLSGNKLVLTLDGSMTASQGATPEEQTAPASAAPPARERIASSRSLGLDFRRGRNGEARVELTLPSANTPVDIRREGKNLAVDIVGALLPQQLVRRLDVTDFGTAVAKVDADNQGNNARILIQPQGDWDYSSYQTDGKLVVEVRRPAGDQVAADNGKTVYKGDKLSLNFQNIEVRTVLQVLAEFTGLNIVTSDSVTGNITLRLKDVPWDQALDLILQTKGLDQRRNGNIIQIAPRDELLSRDKQLQEARQQLATLEPLRSETFVLRYRSAEDFKKVLNGDNTEGKKQSILSDRGSVLIDPKTNTLIVNDIGSVIDKIRDIITKTDIPVKQVLIEARIVEATDNWERDLGVKLAYERIGSTGIISGGGLTNAINNANGRIPPVQSATQNPYTVTPGINLPIANPAGSLTALYGVGKSAIIGLELQALQAEDKGRVISSPRVMTSDRQEATVEQGQEIPYQEASSSGATSVSFKKAVLSLIVKPQITPDNHVLLDIKVNKDSANFQQTVNGTPSLNTEKIETQVLVDNGGTVVIGGIYQQQLSDIVNKVPLLGDIPVLGALFRSSQKINKRSELLIFITPKVINDLVATND; translated from the coding sequence ATGAACAAGCTATCCATCGCACTGCTGGGGGGCCTGGCGATGTGTTTCTCGGCCGTCCACGCGCTGGCCGGTCCGGCCATCACCGGGATCGACACCAGCAAGGTAGACGGCAATCAGCAAACGGTGCAGATCACCTTCGACGGCCCGGCAGTGAAGCCCAACAGCTTCTCCATGTCCAATCCGCCGCGCATCGCGCTGGATTTCGCCGATACCGGCGTCAAGCTGGCCAAGCCATCCATCAACGTGGACAGCCCGCTGCTGAAGTCCGCCATCGCCATCGAGGCCGCCGGCCGCTCTCGACTGGTGCTGAACCTGGCCCGGCTCGCCGCCTACCGCAGCCAGTTGAGCGGGAATAAACTGGTATTGACCCTGGATGGTTCGATGACGGCCAGCCAAGGCGCCACGCCAGAAGAGCAAACCGCCCCCGCCAGCGCCGCGCCGCCCGCCCGAGAGCGGATCGCCTCCAGCCGCAGCCTGGGCCTGGACTTCCGCCGCGGCCGCAACGGCGAGGCCCGGGTGGAGCTGACGTTGCCCAGCGCCAATACGCCGGTGGACATCCGCCGCGAAGGCAAGAACCTGGCGGTGGACATCGTCGGCGCCTTGCTGCCGCAGCAGCTGGTGCGCCGCCTGGACGTCACCGACTTCGGCACCGCGGTGGCCAAAGTGGACGCCGACAACCAGGGCAACAACGCGCGCATCCTGATCCAACCGCAAGGCGATTGGGACTATTCGTCCTACCAGACCGACGGCAAGCTGGTGGTGGAAGTGCGCCGACCGGCCGGGGACCAAGTCGCCGCCGACAATGGCAAAACAGTCTACAAAGGCGACAAGCTGTCGCTGAACTTCCAGAACATCGAGGTGCGCACCGTGCTGCAGGTGCTCGCCGAATTCACCGGCCTCAACATCGTCACCAGCGATTCGGTCACCGGCAACATCACGCTGCGGCTGAAGGACGTGCCCTGGGACCAGGCGCTGGACCTGATTCTGCAGACCAAGGGCCTGGACCAGCGGCGCAACGGCAACATCATCCAGATCGCCCCGCGCGACGAGCTGCTGTCGCGCGACAAGCAGTTACAGGAGGCCCGCCAACAGCTGGCCACGCTGGAGCCGCTGCGTTCGGAAACCTTCGTGCTGCGCTACCGCTCGGCCGAAGACTTCAAGAAAGTCCTCAACGGCGACAATACCGAAGGCAAGAAACAAAGCATTCTGTCCGACCGCGGCAGCGTGCTGATCGACCCCAAGACCAACACCCTGATCGTCAACGACATCGGCTCCGTCATCGACAAGATCCGCGACATCATCACCAAGACCGACATCCCGGTGAAACAGGTGCTGATCGAGGCGCGCATCGTCGAGGCCACCGACAACTGGGAACGCGACCTCGGCGTCAAGCTGGCTTACGAGCGCATCGGCAGCACCGGCATCATCAGCGGCGGCGGCCTAACCAACGCCATCAACAATGCCAACGGCCGCATTCCGCCGGTGCAGTCGGCCACCCAGAATCCTTACACCGTGACCCCCGGCATCAACCTGCCCATCGCCAACCCTGCCGGCTCGCTGACCGCGCTGTACGGCGTGGGCAAATCCGCCATCATCGGCCTGGAACTGCAAGCCTTGCAAGCCGAAGACAAGGGCAGGGTGATCTCCAGTCCGCGCGTGATGACCTCGGACCGCCAGGAGGCCACCGTCGAACAGGGCCAGGAAATTCCATACCAGGAAGCCAGCTCCAGCGGCGCGACCTCGGTCTCGTTCAAAAAAGCCGTGCTCAGCCTCATCGTCAAACCGCAGATCACACCGGACAACCACGTGCTGCTGGACATCAAGGTCAACAAAGACTCGGCCAACTTCCAGCAAACCGTCAACGGCACGCCGTCGCTGAACACCGAGAAGATCGAAACCCAGGTGCTGGTCGACAACGGCGGCACCGTGGTGATAGGCGGCATCTACCAGCAGCAGTTGAGCGACATCGTCAACAAGGTGCCGCTGCTGGGCGACATTCCCGTGCTGGGCGCGCTGTTCCGCAGTTCGCAAAAAATCAACAAGCGCAGCGAACTGCTGATCTTCATCACCCCCAAGGTGATCAACGATCTAGTGGCCACCAACGACTGA
- the aroK gene encoding shikimate kinase AroK yields the protein MPAMEKLAGNFFLVGLMGAGKTTVGRALARRTGKTFYDSDQEIEARTGVRVATIFDIEGEQRFRNRETCVIRDLAQQRDIVLATGGGAVLREENRKVLAAQGTVIYLRATIDDLLLRTQHDKNRPLLQIADPRGKLESLFNERDPLYREIADIVVDTTQQNVNLLVARLIEQLQAHPVRQQES from the coding sequence ATGCCTGCCATGGAGAAACTGGCAGGCAATTTTTTTCTGGTCGGCCTGATGGGCGCGGGCAAGACCACCGTCGGCCGCGCATTGGCGCGCCGCACCGGCAAGACGTTCTACGATTCCGACCAGGAAATCGAGGCACGCACCGGCGTGCGCGTCGCCACCATCTTCGACATCGAAGGCGAACAGCGCTTCCGCAATCGTGAAACCTGCGTCATCCGCGACCTGGCCCAGCAGCGCGACATCGTGCTGGCGACGGGCGGCGGCGCCGTGTTGCGCGAAGAAAACCGCAAGGTGCTGGCCGCCCAAGGCACCGTCATCTACCTGCGCGCCACCATAGACGATCTGCTGCTGCGCACCCAGCACGACAAAAACCGCCCGCTGCTGCAGATCGCCGATCCGCGCGGCAAGCTGGAAAGCCTATTCAACGAGCGCGATCCGCTATACCGCGAGATAGCCGACATCGTCGTCGACACCACCCAACAAAACGTCAACCTGCTGGTCGCCCGCCTGATCGAACAGCTGCAAGCCCATCCCGTCCGCCAACAAGAGAGCTGA
- the aroB gene encoding 3-dehydroquinate synthase, translating to MITLDLILPDTRYPIHIGHGLLEQVDLLLPHLPVPKAAIVSNETVAPLYLARLRQALEARGVACLSVVLPDGEAHKDWQTLNRIFDALLSGNAERKTTLIALGGGVIGDMTGFAAACYQRGAPFIQIPTTLLAQVDSSVGGKTAINHPLGKNMIGAFYQPRAVIADMDLLATLPERELSAGLAEVIKYGLLGDADFLAWLEANMPALRARDSTALQYAVKRSCEMKAVIVAEDEKENGVRALLNLGHTFGHAIEAGMGYGAWLHGEAVAAGMVLAAAASAELGWIKQEEVERVRRLIAAAGLPTRAPQMPVEQWLSLMAHDKKVEAGTIRFVLLRRLGQAAIQPGLDITLLERILRANS from the coding sequence GTGATCACCCTCGACCTGATCCTGCCCGATACCCGCTACCCGATACACATTGGCCACGGACTGCTGGAACAGGTCGATCTCTTGCTGCCGCACCTGCCGGTGCCCAAGGCCGCCATCGTCAGCAACGAAACCGTCGCCCCGCTTTATCTCGCCCGCCTGCGACAGGCTCTGGAAGCGCGCGGCGTGGCCTGCCTCAGCGTGGTGCTGCCCGATGGCGAGGCGCACAAAGACTGGCAGACGCTGAACCGGATTTTTGACGCCCTGCTGTCTGGCAACGCCGAACGCAAAACCACGCTGATCGCCCTGGGCGGCGGCGTCATCGGCGACATGACCGGTTTCGCCGCGGCCTGCTATCAGCGCGGCGCGCCCTTCATCCAGATCCCCACCACCTTGCTGGCACAGGTCGACTCCTCCGTAGGCGGCAAAACCGCGATCAACCACCCCTTGGGCAAGAACATGATCGGCGCCTTCTATCAGCCGCGCGCGGTCATCGCCGACATGGACCTGCTGGCCACGCTGCCCGAGCGCGAGCTATCTGCCGGCCTGGCGGAGGTGATCAAATACGGGCTGCTGGGCGATGCCGATTTCCTCGCCTGGCTGGAAGCCAATATGCCCGCGTTGCGCGCGCGCGACAGCACCGCCCTGCAATACGCCGTGAAGCGCAGCTGCGAAATGAAGGCCGTCATCGTCGCCGAAGATGAAAAGGAAAACGGCGTGCGCGCGCTGCTGAACCTCGGCCACACCTTCGGCCACGCCATCGAAGCCGGCATGGGCTATGGTGCCTGGCTGCACGGCGAGGCCGTGGCCGCCGGCATGGTGCTGGCCGCGGCCGCCTCCGCCGAACTGGGCTGGATCAAGCAGGAGGAAGTGGAACGCGTGCGAAGGCTGATCGCCGCCGCGGGCTTGCCCACTCGCGCGCCGCAGATGCCTGTGGAACAATGGTTAAGTCTAATGGCGCACGATAAGAAGGTGGAAGCGGGCACCATACGCTTTGTCCTGCTGCGTCGACTGGGCCAGGCGGCGATACAGCCAGGCCTCGACATCACCCTGCTGGAACGCATTCTGCGGGCAAACAGCTGA